From Echinicola jeungdonensis, the proteins below share one genomic window:
- the phoU gene encoding phosphate signaling complex protein PhoU: MSHIDIEIKQLKEKLMEMWDLVGEQLHKGQEAMMNSNKETAKEVIKLERKVNNYDIKIDRMCENFFALFTPVAVDLRTVLAILKINANLERIGDTAKGIAYLVKKHEVPLDPLLLEKTQVQFMYEEAINMFEDCQKAFIENDTTLAKELIKRDKVLNKIYRKSDKTVLTYVKDAPEKIKQGLILLSIIKRLERVGDQVSNISEEIIFYREAKVVKHKVKKKKKE; the protein is encoded by the coding sequence ATGTCACACATAGATATTGAAATAAAGCAACTGAAAGAGAAACTCATGGAAATGTGGGACCTGGTAGGGGAGCAATTGCATAAGGGGCAGGAAGCCATGATGAACTCTAATAAAGAAACTGCAAAGGAAGTAATTAAACTGGAGAGGAAAGTCAATAACTACGATATTAAAATCGATAGGATGTGTGAAAACTTTTTTGCGCTGTTTACCCCCGTAGCAGTTGACTTGCGGACGGTTCTTGCTATCCTGAAAATTAATGCTAATCTGGAGCGGATAGGAGATACAGCCAAAGGAATTGCTTATTTAGTAAAAAAGCATGAAGTGCCTTTAGACCCATTGCTTTTAGAAAAGACGCAGGTCCAATTCATGTATGAGGAAGCGATTAATATGTTTGAAGATTGTCAAAAGGCCTTTATAGAAAATGATACCACCCTCGCCAAAGAACTAATTAAGCGCGATAAGGTATTGAATAAAATTTATCGAAAATCGGATAAAACGGTTTTAACCTATGTTAAAGATGCTCCTGAAAAAATAAAGCAGGGCTTGATCTTGCTTTCCATCATTAAAAGGCTCGAACGGGTAGGAGACCAGGTATCCAATATTTCGGAAGAAATAATATTTTACAGGGAGGCTAAAGTTGTCAAGCATAAAGTCAAAAAGAAGAAAAAGGAATAA
- the pstB gene encoding phosphate ABC transporter ATP-binding protein PstB has protein sequence MSKQYKFEAKEVNAYYGDFHAIKGINLAVEEKGVTAFIGPSGCGKSTFLRLFNRMNDYIEGFRLEGKILLDNKDIYRKKVQVDELRKKVGMVFQKPNPFPKSIFENVVYGLRIQGINKKKVLEEAVESSLKQAALWDEVKDKLHKSALALSGGQQQRLCIARALAIEPTVLLMDEPASALDPISSAKIEELIYELKEQYTIVIVTHNMQQAGRVSDYTAFFLSGELVEYSKTKTLFTSPHDKRTQNYITGRFG, from the coding sequence ATGAGTAAACAATATAAATTTGAGGCCAAAGAAGTGAATGCTTATTATGGTGATTTCCATGCTATTAAAGGGATAAACCTGGCAGTGGAAGAAAAAGGAGTAACGGCTTTTATTGGTCCTTCTGGATGTGGTAAATCAACCTTCCTCCGCCTCTTTAACCGAATGAATGATTACATTGAAGGCTTTAGGCTGGAAGGAAAGATTTTGCTGGACAATAAGGACATCTATCGCAAAAAAGTGCAGGTGGATGAGCTCAGGAAAAAGGTAGGTATGGTTTTTCAAAAACCGAATCCTTTTCCCAAGTCTATCTTTGAAAATGTTGTTTACGGGCTTAGAATCCAGGGAATCAATAAAAAGAAGGTGCTTGAAGAAGCAGTGGAGAGTTCCCTGAAGCAGGCCGCTCTTTGGGATGAAGTAAAAGACAAGCTCCATAAATCAGCGCTGGCTTTATCCGGCGGGCAACAGCAGAGGCTTTGCATTGCCCGGGCTTTAGCCATTGAGCCCACCGTACTCCTTATGGATGAGCCAGCCTCAGCGCTGGATCCGATTTCTTCTGCCAAGATCGAAGAACTGATTTATGAACTTAAAGAGCAGTATACGATTGTTATCGTTACCCACAATATGCAACAGGCGGGCAGGGTGAGTGATTATACCGCTTTTTTTCTTTCAGGAGAGTTGGTTGAATACTCTAAAACCAAAACCTTATTCACCAGCCCCCATGATAAAAGAACGCAAAACTACATTACCGGTCGTTTTGGTTAA
- a CDS encoding glycosyltransferase family 4 protein has translation MKIAILAPIAWRTPPRHYGPWEQVASNVTEGLLQEGADVTLFATADSVTTGKLDAVIERAYEEVRTQDAKVVECLHISNLMEKAAGFDIIHNHFDFLPLSYSRLISTPMLSTIHGFSSPRILPVYQKFNSTTHYASISNADRSPLLKYAGTVYNGIRTNDFSFTKQPEEYLLFFGRIHPHKGTAEAIQIALQSKKQLLIAGVIQDQTYYNEQVKPFLNDQIIFLGAAGPKRRNELLGKASALLHPISFDEPFGLSVAEAMLCGTPVIAFNRGSMPELIQQEKTGFLVNNVQEAVETVQQIKQIERSYCRQWSISKFSQEKMAADYLRLYEQILK, from the coding sequence ATGAAAATAGCCATATTAGCCCCTATCGCCTGGCGCACTCCACCCCGTCACTACGGTCCTTGGGAACAGGTGGCCTCCAATGTAACCGAAGGCCTGCTTCAGGAAGGTGCGGATGTAACCCTCTTTGCTACCGCAGATTCTGTTACTACCGGAAAGTTGGATGCGGTAATTGAACGTGCCTATGAAGAAGTCAGGACACAGGATGCGAAAGTGGTAGAATGCCTTCATATCAGCAATCTTATGGAAAAAGCAGCGGGCTTCGACATCATCCACAACCATTTTGATTTTTTGCCCCTAAGCTATTCCAGGCTCATTTCCACCCCTATGCTTAGTACCATTCACGGCTTTTCCTCTCCCCGCATCCTTCCAGTTTATCAGAAATTCAATTCGACAACCCATTACGCCTCCATCAGCAACGCCGATCGCTCTCCACTGTTAAAATACGCCGGCACTGTGTACAATGGTATTCGGACTAATGATTTTTCTTTTACTAAACAACCCGAAGAGTATCTACTGTTTTTTGGGAGAATCCATCCCCACAAAGGAACAGCTGAAGCCATCCAAATAGCCCTGCAAAGTAAAAAACAACTGCTCATTGCTGGAGTTATACAAGATCAGACCTATTATAACGAACAGGTAAAGCCATTTTTAAATGATCAGATTATATTTTTGGGTGCTGCCGGGCCAAAGAGACGGAACGAGCTCCTTGGCAAGGCAAGTGCACTCCTACATCCCATCAGTTTTGATGAACCCTTCGGTTTAAGTGTGGCAGAAGCAATGCTATGCGGCACTCCTGTCATTGCCTTTAACAGAGGTTCTATGCCAGAGCTCATCCAACAGGAAAAAACCGGCTTTTTGGTGAATAATGTCCAAGAAGCAGTGGAGACTGTGCAACAAATTAAGCAAATCGAACGCTCCTATTGTCGGCAATGGAGTATATCAAAATTTTCCCAGGAAAAAATGGCCGCAGATTACCTTCGACTTTATGAACAGATTTTAAAGTGA
- a CDS encoding PstS family phosphate ABC transporter substrate-binding protein: MYSNRLKISTLYAAFIFGSALTLGSCGSQNSKSGANGELSGSVQVDGSSTVYPVTEAVAEEFRREAPDVRVTVGVSGTGGGMKKFSRGEIDIVDASRAINEAESAVAKENNISFVELPVAYDGLTVVVHSENDWVEEITLAELKKIWEPAAQGTITHWNQVRPEWPNEEIHLYGPGVESGTYDYFTEAIVGESHSSRGDYTASEDDNVLVQGVSTDPYALGFFGYAYYEENQDKLKAVAVDDQNESNGQGAILPSRETVKEGTYAPLSRPLFIYVNSNATKRPEVVEFVNFYLDNAATLSEEVGYIQLPEENYQEQKKKFEQFVQENSQQ; this comes from the coding sequence ATGTATTCAAACCGATTAAAAATTTCGACCCTTTATGCTGCTTTCATCTTTGGAAGCGCATTGACGTTAGGTAGCTGTGGTAGCCAAAATAGTAAGTCAGGAGCAAATGGAGAGCTTTCCGGTAGTGTTCAAGTTGACGGCTCTTCAACAGTGTATCCGGTAACTGAGGCTGTTGCGGAAGAATTCCGCAGAGAGGCGCCAGACGTTAGAGTAACGGTTGGAGTATCTGGCACAGGGGGAGGAATGAAGAAGTTCTCCAGAGGGGAGATTGATATAGTGGATGCTTCCCGGGCCATCAACGAGGCCGAAAGTGCAGTTGCAAAAGAAAATAACATCAGCTTTGTTGAACTACCTGTAGCCTATGATGGCCTGACAGTAGTGGTACATTCGGAGAATGACTGGGTGGAAGAAATTACCCTTGCCGAACTCAAGAAAATATGGGAACCTGCAGCTCAGGGTACCATAACCCATTGGAACCAGGTTCGGCCGGAATGGCCAAATGAAGAAATTCACCTGTATGGTCCGGGGGTGGAGTCGGGTACCTACGACTACTTTACAGAAGCGATAGTAGGAGAAAGCCATTCAAGCAGGGGAGACTATACCGCCAGCGAAGATGATAATGTACTGGTGCAGGGAGTCTCCACTGACCCTTATGCACTTGGTTTCTTTGGCTATGCTTATTATGAGGAAAATCAGGATAAGCTAAAAGCAGTGGCTGTAGATGACCAGAATGAGAGCAATGGACAGGGTGCCATCCTGCCTTCGCGAGAAACAGTAAAGGAGGGAACCTATGCTCCGCTTTCCCGTCCTTTGTTCATCTATGTAAATTCCAATGCAACAAAGCGGCCGGAAGTAGTAGAATTTGTCAATTTCTATCTCGATAATGCCGCCACTTTAAGTGAAGAAGTAGGGTACATCCAGCTTCCGGAAGAAAATTACCAGGAACAGAAAAAGAAATTTGAGCAGTTCGTTCAGGAAAACAGTCAGCAGTAA
- a CDS encoding glycosyltransferase family 4 protein, whose product MKIAYISTYLPRKCGIATFNDNLEKALRVNFPDQSSYEKSFGIAVHDGEEIPTGFYPDHVKAIFRENYQQDYIQAANFINTSEAQVVVMEHEFGIFGGESGIYILPLLNRLEKPLFTILHTVLKEPSHTQKLIIQEIAACSAGLVVMSLRGMQFLKSVYGIPSTKIHYIEHGVPDLEAPENNPLTKTPPFLNHRVLLTFGLLSPNKGLETVIEALPKIVAQYPDVMYVVLGKTHPGILKNTGEEYRDQLKRLAVRLGVENHLTFVNKFVTDEELINYLTAAHIYVTPYLNEAQITSGTLSYAVGAGAAIVSTPYWHALELLDEQRGCLFRFKDAEGLADTINNLLDQPQKRNSIKKNAYDYGLHLRWPKIGAQYIRILQDAIDKEAFTVKKIRQIVDPDRIPAFSLIHARRLTDGTGIVQHAKYGIPNLKEGYCLDDNARALIMALMAYQRNKSQEALELIPIYLSFIHYMQRKNGNFGNFLSFRREYLDEIGSEDAFGRTIWSLGFLVNCAPNNSYREFAGELFYNSVPHFKDLHHLRGMANTIIGISYFLKSHPDNEEMLRELNELTSPLLNAYYQNCRKDWNWFEEKLTYDNAILPLALFHSCEITGNNKVREIAFESLKFLDKLSFRDGFLSPVGNRGWYYRDQEIQVFDQQAIETMAMVLMYLKAYENSHHPSYIERMFKSYQWFLGENILRVPLYDHETKGCCDGLQETALNRNQGAESTLAYLISNLTVLKALEMEHEYDHAVTVEPNNPKKVL is encoded by the coding sequence ATGAAAATAGCTTACATATCTACCTACCTTCCCCGAAAATGCGGAATTGCCACTTTTAACGATAATCTGGAGAAGGCACTTCGGGTAAACTTCCCGGACCAATCCTCCTACGAAAAAAGCTTTGGAATAGCTGTTCATGATGGCGAAGAAATTCCTACAGGTTTTTATCCGGACCATGTAAAAGCGATCTTCCGGGAGAACTACCAGCAGGATTACATACAGGCAGCCAATTTTATTAACACCAGTGAAGCCCAGGTGGTGGTCATGGAACATGAATTTGGAATTTTTGGAGGAGAAAGCGGCATTTACATTCTCCCCCTCTTAAACCGTCTGGAGAAACCACTTTTCACCATTTTACATACTGTTTTAAAAGAACCTTCTCACACCCAAAAGCTGATCATTCAGGAAATTGCAGCATGTTCTGCAGGCTTGGTGGTCATGAGTCTCCGCGGGATGCAATTCCTCAAGTCTGTTTATGGTATACCCTCAACCAAGATCCATTATATAGAGCATGGTGTACCTGATCTGGAAGCTCCGGAAAACAATCCATTAACAAAGACTCCCCCCTTCCTGAATCACAGGGTACTCCTTACTTTTGGGCTTTTGAGTCCAAATAAAGGACTGGAAACCGTTATTGAGGCTTTGCCTAAAATAGTCGCTCAATATCCGGATGTAATGTATGTAGTGCTGGGCAAAACTCACCCTGGAATTTTAAAAAATACGGGAGAGGAATACCGCGATCAGCTGAAGCGTTTGGCTGTTCGTTTAGGAGTAGAAAATCATCTCACCTTCGTAAATAAATTTGTGACAGACGAGGAACTTATTAATTATCTGACAGCTGCTCATATATATGTTACGCCTTACCTGAATGAGGCCCAAATTACCAGTGGCACCCTTTCCTACGCTGTGGGAGCTGGTGCAGCTATTGTTTCCACCCCCTACTGGCATGCACTGGAACTGCTCGATGAACAAAGAGGATGCCTGTTCAGGTTTAAAGACGCTGAAGGGCTGGCCGATACCATTAATAACCTACTTGACCAACCCCAAAAGCGCAATTCCATTAAGAAGAATGCATATGATTATGGTCTTCATTTACGCTGGCCCAAAATTGGTGCTCAATATATTCGGATCTTGCAGGATGCAATCGATAAAGAGGCATTTACTGTAAAGAAAATACGCCAGATAGTAGATCCAGATAGGATACCTGCCTTTAGTCTGATTCATGCGCGCAGGTTAACGGATGGTACGGGCATTGTACAACATGCTAAATATGGGATTCCAAACCTGAAAGAAGGCTATTGCCTGGATGATAATGCCCGTGCCCTCATTATGGCCCTTATGGCATACCAGCGGAACAAAAGCCAGGAAGCATTGGAGCTGATTCCCATTTACCTTAGCTTTATTCACTATATGCAGCGGAAAAACGGAAACTTCGGCAATTTCCTGAGCTTTAGAAGGGAATACCTGGATGAAATCGGTTCTGAAGATGCTTTTGGCCGTACCATATGGTCGCTGGGTTTCCTGGTAAACTGTGCTCCCAACAATTCCTACCGGGAGTTTGCCGGCGAGCTCTTCTACAATTCCGTTCCTCATTTTAAGGACCTGCACCATCTAAGAGGAATGGCCAATACAATTATTGGTATTTCATACTTTTTAAAATCACACCCGGATAATGAGGAGATGCTTCGGGAATTAAATGAGCTGACTTCTCCCCTATTGAATGCCTATTATCAGAATTGCAGGAAAGACTGGAATTGGTTCGAAGAAAAGCTTACATACGATAATGCCATTTTACCGCTGGCGTTGTTTCACTCCTGTGAAATAACCGGAAATAATAAAGTCCGTGAAATAGCCTTCGAATCACTAAAGTTCCTGGATAAGCTTAGCTTCAGAGATGGATTTCTTAGCCCTGTTGGAAACCGCGGTTGGTACTATCGAGATCAGGAAATCCAGGTTTTTGACCAGCAGGCTATTGAAACGATGGCCATGGTGTTGATGTACCTTAAGGCATACGAAAACAGCCATCATCCGTCCTATATTGAAAGAATGTTTAAGAGCTATCAGTGGTTCCTGGGCGAAAACATTCTACGGGTTCCCCTATACGACCATGAAACGAAGGGTTGCTGCGATGGCTTACAGGAAACTGCCCTTAACCGAAATCAGGGAGCAGAAAGTACCCTCGCTTACCTGATCTCAAATCTTACCGTCTTAAAGGCCTTGGAAATGGAACATGAATATGACCATGCGGTAACCGTGGAACCAAACAACCCGAAGAAGGTTTTGTAA
- a CDS encoding pectate lyase family protein yields the protein MRKLINPLLYLALGIMLSFGCNSEEENPGDGNNNSNAKEEDAYAFPGAEGFGQEVTGGRGGRVIKVTNLNDSGVGSFRNAVEGVGPRIVVFEVSGNIELERGITIRNKDITIAGQTAPGDGITIKNYSVVIGTENVIIRYLRFRMGDTGAQEADALEGRYQKNIIVDHCSLSWSTDECGSFYGNNNFTLQWSILTESLKNSVHEKGSHGYGGIWGGKNASFHHNLLAHHDSRNPRFDHPGVYGSIEEEEEMRGDVDFRNNVIYNWGGLPSYGGERGTFNMVNNYYKPGPASRTTNIFLLAYKQATSSAPVYGYGKFYIEGNILEGRPAVADDNWLGVEAKGGSFQDEEGMKLDNPLGGGDLVTTHDAETAYDKVLALAGASLNRDAVDARVVDDVKNGTYYGPGSNGSDLGIIDSQSDVGGWPELQSGDPRTDTDGDGMPDEWELENSLDPEAKDHDGRDLSTAYDNVEVYINSLVEEITEQQE from the coding sequence ATGAGAAAATTAATAAACCCATTATTGTACTTGGCCCTAGGAATTATGCTGAGTTTTGGATGTAATTCTGAAGAAGAAAATCCTGGAGATGGCAATAACAACTCAAATGCGAAAGAGGAAGATGCCTATGCATTTCCCGGAGCCGAAGGTTTTGGTCAGGAAGTTACAGGTGGTCGAGGAGGTCGAGTCATAAAGGTTACCAACCTGAATGACTCTGGGGTAGGAAGTTTTAGAAATGCAGTGGAAGGAGTAGGACCAAGGATAGTTGTTTTTGAAGTTTCAGGAAACATAGAATTGGAAAGAGGCATTACCATCCGAAATAAAGATATAACCATTGCAGGCCAAACGGCGCCAGGGGATGGAATTACCATCAAAAATTATTCGGTTGTAATAGGTACGGAAAATGTGATAATCAGGTATCTGCGATTTAGAATGGGGGATACCGGGGCCCAGGAAGCAGATGCTTTGGAAGGAAGGTATCAAAAGAATATAATAGTTGACCACTGTTCATTGAGTTGGTCCACTGATGAGTGCGGCTCTTTTTATGGAAATAACAACTTCACTTTGCAGTGGTCTATTCTCACTGAAAGTTTGAAAAATTCTGTTCATGAAAAGGGAAGCCATGGATATGGAGGAATATGGGGAGGTAAAAATGCCTCTTTTCACCACAACCTTTTAGCACATCATGACAGCAGAAATCCGAGGTTTGACCACCCAGGCGTTTATGGTAGCATTGAGGAAGAAGAGGAAATGCGGGGAGATGTGGATTTCAGAAATAATGTGATTTATAATTGGGGCGGATTGCCTAGCTATGGAGGGGAGCGAGGCACCTTCAATATGGTTAATAATTATTACAAGCCAGGTCCTGCTTCAAGAACCACCAATATATTTTTACTGGCCTATAAACAGGCGACCAGCTCTGCTCCGGTTTATGGATATGGAAAGTTTTATATTGAAGGAAATATTTTGGAAGGCCGGCCGGCCGTTGCCGATGATAACTGGTTAGGGGTTGAAGCAAAAGGAGGTTCCTTTCAGGATGAAGAAGGAATGAAATTGGATAATCCACTTGGAGGTGGAGATTTGGTGACCACACATGATGCGGAAACTGCCTATGATAAGGTTTTGGCCTTGGCAGGAGCTAGTTTAAATAGAGATGCTGTGGATGCAAGGGTAGTGGATGATGTCAAAAATGGAACCTATTATGGTCCAGGATCCAATGGAAGTGACCTTGGCATCATTGATAGTCAAAGTGATGTAGGAGGATGGCCTGAATTGCAATCAGGGGATCCGAGAACAGACACTGACGGGGATGGCATGCCTGATGAGTGGGAATTGGAAAATAGTTTGGACCCAGAGGCCAAGGATCATGACGGAAGGGACCTTAGCACAGCATATGACAATGTTGAAGTATATATCAACTCACTGGTAGAAGAAATTACAGAACAGCAAGAGTAA
- the pstC gene encoding phosphate ABC transporter permease subunit PstC yields the protein MRIKEKVIESMLALAAILTVLITVGIIWVLVSESFGFFQEVSIFRFLTETEWTPLFADKKFGIMPLVAGTFLTTLIAIAVALPLGLTAAIYLNEYAPGRMRQIVKPVLELLATIPTVVYGFFALTVVTPFLQNFIPALAGFNALSAGIVMGIMIIPMISSLSEDAISAVPRSLRDAAYGMGSTPFQTAFKVMVPAASSGIVVSVILAISRAVGETMIVAIAAGQQPRLTLNPLVPIETITTYIVQVSLGDVPHGSLEYKTIFAAGITLFVFTFLLNNISFWIRRKYQEKYD from the coding sequence TTGAGGATAAAGGAAAAAGTTATTGAAAGCATGCTCGCCTTGGCGGCAATCCTTACGGTGCTGATAACGGTAGGCATCATCTGGGTGCTGGTATCCGAATCCTTCGGCTTCTTTCAGGAGGTTTCCATTTTTCGTTTCCTTACCGAAACCGAGTGGACCCCTCTTTTTGCGGACAAGAAGTTTGGGATAATGCCATTGGTTGCGGGCACTTTCTTAACCACTCTTATTGCCATAGCGGTGGCTTTGCCACTGGGGCTTACGGCGGCTATTTATTTGAATGAATATGCGCCGGGGCGAATGAGGCAAATTGTAAAGCCTGTGCTGGAACTGCTTGCCACGATTCCTACCGTGGTTTACGGATTTTTTGCACTAACGGTAGTAACACCATTTCTGCAGAATTTCATTCCTGCCCTGGCTGGTTTCAATGCCCTGTCTGCTGGTATTGTGATGGGGATAATGATTATTCCGATGATATCTTCACTAAGTGAAGATGCCATCAGTGCTGTTCCACGTTCATTGCGTGATGCGGCTTATGGCATGGGGTCGACCCCTTTTCAGACCGCTTTTAAAGTGATGGTGCCTGCTGCTTCTTCGGGAATTGTGGTTTCCGTTATCTTGGCGATATCCAGGGCCGTGGGTGAAACCATGATTGTGGCCATTGCCGCTGGTCAGCAGCCCCGTCTTACCCTAAACCCCTTAGTTCCTATTGAAACCATCACTACCTACATAGTACAGGTAAGTTTGGGTGATGTTCCGCATGGTTCACTGGAATATAAAACCATCTTTGCAGCAGGTATTACTTTGTTTGTTTTCACCTTTTTGCTGAATAACATCAGCTTCTGGATCAGAAGAAAATATCAGGAAAAGTATGACTAA
- a CDS encoding glycoside hydrolase family 130 protein, with product MRLIIKRKDVKVYPDVKRVIARFFFSGKDRAKGVILRVMEMSDEKVFGTISPTLQEYSKRHRNITKIFYRHCGRLKNLFEELGIPYDELENYRKLLIGSFFTHEYSIESAAFFNPSMVEDLDQTGLEEGQKRVIMSFRAVGEGHISSIAFRRALLDKNGDISVVPVGNHVDEAEIIHSAAYEKAAFFDNTFSGRIDPRILKEVAGQLGEHFDYNFLKQVILEKIKGEQEKRVKLEYEKVLWLADSYYQITFSLDTDISDRVIFPISEFERKGIEDARFVRFTEENGEIVYFATYTAYDGEIIVPKMLKTHDFYNFKIMPMYGAGARNKNFALFPRKIGGRFVMASRNDGCNNFIMYSDQLNLWENPVQILQLKYPWELTQVGNCGSPIETECGWLLITHGVGPMRQYCIGASLLKLDDPTIEIGHLEEPLLIPKQNEREGYVPNVLYSCGSIVHNGQLVIPYGLSDYCSSFASVDLNSLLDKLRNTPSSL from the coding sequence ATGAGACTCATTATTAAACGAAAAGATGTAAAAGTATATCCGGATGTAAAGCGGGTGATAGCCCGCTTTTTCTTTTCGGGGAAAGATAGGGCAAAGGGGGTGATTTTGAGGGTAATGGAAATGAGTGACGAGAAGGTTTTCGGGACCATCTCTCCGACTCTTCAGGAGTATTCCAAGAGGCATCGGAACATTACCAAAATTTTCTACAGGCATTGTGGAAGGTTAAAAAACCTTTTTGAAGAGCTGGGGATCCCTTATGATGAGTTGGAAAATTACCGTAAATTGCTAATCGGTTCTTTTTTCACCCATGAGTATTCTATTGAATCAGCCGCATTTTTTAACCCTTCTATGGTGGAGGACCTTGATCAGACTGGCCTGGAGGAAGGACAGAAAAGGGTCATCATGAGCTTCAGGGCTGTAGGTGAAGGGCATATCTCTTCTATCGCTTTCCGCAGGGCTCTGCTGGATAAAAATGGTGACATAAGCGTAGTTCCGGTGGGGAATCATGTAGATGAAGCTGAGATCATCCATAGTGCTGCGTATGAAAAAGCCGCATTTTTTGATAATACCTTTAGCGGACGCATCGATCCCCGCATCCTGAAGGAGGTAGCTGGCCAGCTGGGCGAGCATTTTGATTACAATTTCCTCAAACAGGTAATCCTTGAAAAGATAAAAGGGGAGCAGGAAAAGCGGGTAAAGCTTGAGTATGAAAAAGTGTTATGGCTGGCTGATTCCTATTACCAGATTACCTTCTCGCTCGATACGGATATTTCTGACAGGGTGATTTTTCCGATTTCGGAGTTTGAACGAAAAGGGATTGAAGATGCCCGTTTTGTTCGTTTTACGGAAGAGAATGGAGAGATTGTTTATTTCGCTACCTATACCGCATACGATGGGGAAATTATTGTACCTAAGATGCTGAAAACACATGATTTTTATAATTTCAAGATCATGCCGATGTATGGTGCAGGAGCTCGAAATAAGAATTTTGCACTCTTTCCACGTAAGATAGGGGGCAGGTTTGTGATGGCTTCCCGTAATGATGGTTGCAACAATTTCATCATGTATTCTGACCAACTTAACTTATGGGAAAACCCCGTCCAGATACTACAGCTAAAATACCCTTGGGAGCTTACTCAGGTAGGGAACTGTGGGTCGCCTATTGAAACAGAGTGTGGTTGGCTCCTGATTACCCATGGAGTGGGGCCTATGCGGCAGTATTGCATAGGTGCCAGTTTGTTGAAGCTGGATGATCCGACCATCGAAATTGGACATTTGGAAGAGCCTTTGCTAATTCCAAAACAAAATGAGCGGGAAGGATATGTGCCCAATGTACTTTATTCTTGCGGTTCTATTGTTCACAATGGACAGCTGGTCATTCCCTACGGCTTGTCAGACTACTGTTCTTCCTTTGCAAGTGTAGACCTTAATTCCCTGCTGGATAAGTTACGAAACACGCCCAGTTCACTTTAA
- the pstA gene encoding phosphate ABC transporter permease PstA, translating to MTNSELNRLKDKIFQVFGLFCTFLGLVVLAIFLIDILLEGLGRIDWDFLTSLPSRKASRAGILTAWAGTLWILVLTAIIAIPLGVSAGVYLEEYGKKSKMANFLEINISNLAGVPSIIYGLLGLEIFVRQMHLGGSLLSGALTLSLLVLPIIIVTTREALKAIPQSLRDASSALGASKWQTIWMQVLPAASGGIMTGIILSLSRAVGEAAPLIVIGALAYVPFVPETPMDEFTVLPIQIFNWVTRPQEEFLINVAAAIIVLLLITFMLNGVAVYLRYRQQKKVKW from the coding sequence ATGACTAATTCTGAATTAAATCGCTTAAAGGATAAAATCTTCCAGGTTTTTGGCCTATTCTGTACCTTTTTAGGATTGGTTGTTTTGGCTATCTTTCTCATTGATATACTGCTGGAGGGGCTTGGTCGTATCGATTGGGATTTCCTTACCAGTCTGCCTTCCAGGAAAGCAAGCCGGGCAGGAATTCTTACTGCCTGGGCGGGAACACTTTGGATATTAGTCCTTACCGCAATTATTGCCATTCCATTAGGTGTGTCGGCAGGCGTTTATCTGGAAGAATATGGGAAAAAGAGTAAAATGGCCAACTTCCTGGAAATAAACATCAGCAACCTGGCTGGGGTACCCTCTATTATTTACGGGTTATTAGGACTTGAGATATTTGTCCGCCAGATGCATTTGGGTGGGAGCCTGCTTTCCGGAGCACTTACGCTTTCCCTGCTGGTTCTTCCCATTATTATTGTTACGACCAGGGAAGCATTAAAAGCAATCCCACAAAGCTTGCGGGATGCTTCCTCTGCACTTGGTGCATCCAAATGGCAAACCATTTGGATGCAAGTATTGCCTGCCGCTTCCGGGGGAATAATGACAGGTATCATCTTATCTCTTTCAAGAGCAGTGGGAGAGGCAGCTCCCCTTATTGTTATCGGAGCATTAGCCTATGTTCCCTTTGTGCCAGAAACCCCGATGGACGAATTTACTGTACTCCCTATCCAAATATTTAACTGGGTCACCCGGCCTCAGGAAGAATTCTTAATTAATGTTGCTGCAGCAATTATCGTTTTATTATTGATTACATTTATGCTGAATGGTGTCGCCGTATATCTTCGTTACCGTCAGCAGAAAAAAGTTAAGTGGTAA